The Schizosaccharomyces pombe strain 972h- genome assembly, chromosome: I genome contains a region encoding:
- a CDS encoding ribose-phosphate pyrophosphokinase translates to MKSATIIGGGSHPELLHLISNRLGITPCDVSLKRFANGETSVEIRESVRDKDVFILQSGSSTVNDSLMELLIIISACKGGSAKRITAVMPYFPYSKQSKMRKYRDAITARMVANLLTVAGVDHIITLDLHASQMQGFFTRPVDNLYAEPNIAEWIRRNVDDWEEAVVVSKNPGGAKRVTSLADTLNLDFALINTDRQRSSHFSQNFEDSIMDETEATETHVTNCSVYLDRPRIHTAKYLLGHIIDDEEIITTPASVCSEDYAQEVNLYSQGGCPSDDDEEENIMSASIYAERMITLVGDVNGKTALLIDDTIENPTAFIVASEHLVKRCGAKRVIVIGTHGIFQNKCLKDLQSCEYIEQIVVTNTYPIKPQAVLECDKLTVIDISGVLAEAIRRTHNGESISFLFKKAF, encoded by the exons ATGAAGAGTGCTACAATCATTGGAGGCGGTTCTCATCCTGAACTTTTACATCTCATTTCTAACCGACTTGGAATTACACCTTGTGATGTATCTCTAAAAAGGTTTGCAAATGGCGAGACAAGCGTTGAAATTCGTGAGTCAGTGCGAGATAAGGACGTTTTCATTTTGCAAAGTGGAAGTTCCACTGTAAATGACAGCTTAATGGAGCTCCTTATTATTATAAGCGCTTGTAAAGGTGGATCTGCTAAAAGAATCACAGCTGTCATGCCTTACTTTCCTTATTCCAAACAATCTAAAATGCGGAAGTATCGAGATGCCATTACAGCTAGAATGGTAGCCAATTTATTAACCGTTGCTGGTGTTGATCATATAATTACTCTTGATTTGCATGCTTCTCAAATGCAGGGATTCTTCACTCGCCCAGTCGACAATCTATATGCAGAGCCTAACATAGCTGAATGGATTCGTAGAAACGTCGATGATTGGGAAGAAGCGGTAGTAGTTTCGAAGAATCCTGGTGGTGCCAAAAGAGTTACCAGTTTGGCGGATACTTTGAATTTGGACTTTGCATTGATTAACACTGATAGACAACGAAGTTCTCATTTTTcccaaaattttgaagattcCATTATGGATGAAACAGAAGCAACTGAAACACATGTTACTAATTGTTCTGTATATTTGGATCGTCCTCGTATCCATACTGCTAAGTACCTTTTGGGACATATTATCGATGACGAAGAAATTATAACTACCCCAGCTAGTGTTTGTTCAGAAGATTATGCTCAAGAAGTTAATTTGTATTCTCAGGGAGGATGTCCCagtgatgatgatgaagagGAAAACATTATGTCTGCGTCCATTTATGCTGAACGTATGATCACCCTTGTCGGCGATGTGAACGGTAAAACCGCCTTATTAATTGACGATACAATTGAAAATCCAACAGCTTTCATTGTCGCTTCCGAACATTTGGTTAAGCGATGTGGAGCTAAAAGAGTTATAGTGATTGGTACCCAtggaatttttcaaaataaatgtttaaaaGATTTGCAATCTTGTGAATACATTGAACAG ATTGTTGTCACCAATACGTATCCTATCAAACCACAAGCAGTCCTGGAATGTGACAAACTTACTGTTATTGATATTAGTGGGGTACTTGCAGAGGCTATTCGCCGTACCCATAACGGTGAAAGTATTAGCTTCTTGTTTAAGAAAGCGTTCTAA
- the cdc3 gene encoding profilin, translating to MSWQAYVDTSLLGTGKIDRAAIVSRAGDSVWAASAGFNLSPQEIQGLAAGFQDPPSMFGTGIILAGQKYITIRAEGRSIYGKLQKEGIICVATKLCILVSHYPETTLPGEAAKITEALADYLVGVGY from the exons atgtCTTGGCAAG CTTACGTTGATACTTCTTTGCTCGGTACTGGAAAAATCGATCGCGCTGCTATCGTCTCTCGTGCTGGTGACAGTGTTTGGGCTGCTTCTGCTGGATTCAATCTTTCTCCTCAGGAAATCCAAGGCCTTGCCGCTGGTTTCCAAGATCCACCTAGTATGTTTGGCACTGGTATCATTTTAGCCGGTCAAAAATACATCACTATTCGAGCTGAAGGACGTTCTATCTATGGTAAATTACAGAAAGAGGGCATTATTTGTGTAGCTACTAAGCTTTGCATTTTGGTTTCTCACTACCCTGAAACAACCCTTCCAGGAGAAGCCGCCAAGATTACTG AGGCTTTAGCTGATTATCTTGTTGGTGTTGGGTATTAG
- the tif303 gene encoding translation initiation factor eIF3c: protein MSRFFKGGSSDSDAESVDSSEENRLTSSRLKKQDDSSSEEESSEEESASSSESESSEEESESEESEVEVPKKKAVAASEDSESDSESSEEEEETESEEDSEVSDESESESESESESEEESESEEESDESERSGPSSFLKKPEKEEAKPAGLKFLRGESSEESSDEEEGRRVVKSAKDKRYEEFISCMETIKNAMSSNNWIVVSNEFDHLNKVSQKCKEAGRNPPPYIEFLSALDQKLESADKAFIKSLDAANGRAFNALKQRVRKNNRQFQSDIDRYRKDPEGFMKPAELNEIPKPAGKAGQDEVIVDGVATRGIVAPTEGLGKPEEITPADIFKYLRAIFEARGKKSTDRSEQIRLLEKLSTIAVTDYQRLRVKVALLAVRFDINTGSGQYMPIDQWNAALTELHSILDIFDANPKIVIVEQVEDENEEEEEAIAAAENNNGVIQVQGSVVSFLERLDDEFTRSLQMIDPHTPEYIDRLKDETSLYTLLVRSQGYLERIGVVENTARLIMRRLDRVYYKPEQVIRANEEVAWRSFPPTFDLTITPRATTTTPDILIHSLCVYLYNNGVSLLRTRAMLCHIYHEALQNRFYKARDMLLMSHLQDSVHAADIATQILHNRTMVQIGLCAFRNGMVQETQYALQDISTTGRVKELLGQGIQAPKFGQFTPDQDRLDKQLVLPFHMHINLELLECVYLTCSMLMEIPAMAAASSTASDSRKRVISRPFRRMLEYIDRQLFVGPPENTREYIMQASKALADGEWRRCEEFIHAIKIWSLMPDADKIKQMLSEKIREEGLRTYLLAYAAFYDSVSLEFLATTFDLPVQRVTVIVSRLLSKREIHAALDQVHGAIIFERVEINKLESLTVSLSEKTAQLNEANEKLYEQKTQHTNPQENRRRDKGGSVKRRNERTENRNRSDMN from the coding sequence ATGTCGAGATTCTTCAAGGGAGGCTCTAGCGACAGCGATGCAGAATCCGTTGACTCCTCTGAAGAAAACCGTTTAACCTCTTCAAGGTTGAAGAAACAAGATGACTCTTCatctgaagaagaatcaAGTGAAGAGGAAAGCGCATCCAGTTCGGAGTCCGAATCATCTGAAGAAGAGTCTGAAAGCGAAGAGTCAGAAGTAGAGGTTCCCAAGAAAAAGGCCGTGGCTGCTTCCGAAGACTCTGAATCTGACTCTGAAAGCTcagaagaggaagaagagaCTGAATCCGAAGAGGATAGCGAAGTTTCTGATGAATCTGAGTCCGAGTCTGAGTCCGAGTCTGAGTCTGAGGAGGAATCTGAATCTGAAGAGGAATCTGATGAATCTGAACGTTCTGGCCCTTCTAGTTTCTTAAAGAAACCCGAAAAAGAAGAGGCCAAACCCGCTGGTCTTAAGTTTCTCCGTGGTGAAAGCAGCGAGGAAAGTAGTGATGAGGAAGAGGGTCGTCGTGTTGTTAAAAGTGCTAAAGATAAACGCTATGAAGAGTTTATTAGCTGCATGGAAACTATTAAAAACGCTATGAGTTCAAACAACTGGATTGTTGTTTCTAATGAATTTGATCATTTGAACAAAGTATCTCAAAAATGCAAAGAGGCCGGCAGAAATCCTCCTCCGTACATCGAATTCTTGTCTGCTCTTGATCAAAAACTCGAGTCCGCTGATAAGGCCTTTATCAAAAGTTTGGATGCTGCTAACGGCCGTGCGTTCAACGCTTTAAAACAGCGTGTTCGTAAAAACAACCGTCAGTTTCAAAGTGATATTGATAGATACCGTAAGGATCCTGAAGGTTTCATGAAGCCAGCAGAATTAAACGAAATTCCCAAGCCTGCCGGTAAGGCTGGGCAAGATGAAGTTATTGTTGATGGTGTAGCTACTCGTGGTATAGTTGCACCTACTGAGGGCTTAGGAAAACCAGAAGAAATTACACCTGCAGATATTTTCAAGTATCTCAGAGCTATTTTCGAAGCTCGCGGTAAGAAAAGCACTGACCGTTCTGAACAAATTCGTTTACTAGAAAAACTCTCGACTATAGCCGTAACTGATTATCAACGTCTTCGCGTTAAAGTTGCCCTATTGGCGGTTAGATTCGATATAAACACTGGCTCTGGACAATACATGCCTATTGATCAATGGAATGCCGCTCTTACTGAGTTACACAGTATTCTTGACATCTTTGATGCAAACCCCAAAATTGTTATTGTTGAACAGgtagaagatgaaaatgaagaagaggaggaAGCGATAGCTGCGGCggaaaataataatggAGTCATACAAGTTCAAGGTAGTGTAGTCTCTTTCTTAGAACGATTGGATGATGAATTTACTCGTTCTCTTCAAATGATTGATCCTCATACTCCTGAATATATTGACCGTCTGAAGGATGAAACGTCACTTTATACCCTTCTTGTCAGAAGCCAAGGTTACCTTGAGCGAATTGGGGTGGTTGAAAATACTGCTCGATTGATCATGCGCCGTCTTGATCGCGTCTATTACAAGCCTGAACAAGTAATTCGCGCTAATGAGGAGGTTGCTTGGCGTTCTTTCCCTCCTACTTTTGATCTTACAATTACTCCTCGTGCCACGACTACGACTCCTGATATTTTAATCCATTCCCTATGTGTCTATCTTTATAATAATGGTGTCAGTTTACTTCGTACCCGTGCTATGCTGTGTCATATTTATCATGAAGCATTGCAAAATCGTTTTTACAAGGCTCGTGATATGTTACTTATGTCGCATTTACAAGATAGCGTGCATGCTGCCGACATTGCTACTCAAATTTTACACAATCGCACTATGGTTCAAATTGGTTTGTGTGCTTTCCGCAACGGTATGGTTCAAGAAACACAGTATGCTCTTCAAGACATCTCTACTACTGGTCGTGTAAAGGAACTCCTTGGACAAGGCATACAAGCACCAAAGTTTGGACAATTTACACCTGATCAGGATCGTTTGGATAAGCAGTTGGTTTTACCTTTCCATATGCACATAAATCTAGAACTGCTTGAATGTGTTTACTTGACTTGTTCTATGTTGATGGAGATTCCCGCAATGGCAGCTGCTAGCTCTACTGCTTCAGATTCTAGAAAGCGTGTAATCAGCCGACCCTTCCGTCGTATGCTTGAATACATTGATCGTCAGCTTTTCGTTGGTCCTCCTGAAAATACCCGCGAGTATATAATGCAAGCTTCGAAAGCATTGGCAGATGGTGAATGGCGTCGTTGTGAAGAATTTATTCATGCTATTAAGATTTGGAGCTTAATGCCTGATGCTGACAAAATTAAGCAAATGCTTAGTGAGAAGATTCGGGAAGAGGGACTACGTACATACTTATTAGCATATGCTGCTTTTTACGATTCTGTTTCTCTTGAATTTTTGGCTACGACATTTGATCTTCCTGTTCAGCGTGTTACTGTTATTGTTTCTCGGTTATTATCTAAACGTGAGATCCATGCTGCTCTTGATCAAGTTCACGGTGCCATCATTTTTGAACGTGTTGAGATTAACAAGCTGGAAAGCTTGACTGTTTCTCTTAGCGAGAAAACTGCACAATTGAATGAGGCAAATGAAAAGCTATATGAGCAGAAGACCCAACACACTAATCCTCAGGAGAACAGACGTCGTGATAAGGGTGGCTCGGTTAAAAGACGCAATGAACGCACCGAAAATCGGAATCGTTCAGACATGAATTAA
- the tom6 gene encoding uncharacterized protein, producing the protein MDRISAQKDIFKKVVNKENSSIFVSLGVFAVSVAILKSRLGNFLVPQL; encoded by the exons ATGGATCGCATTTCTGCtcaaaaagatattttcaaaaagg TCGTCAATAAGGAAAACTCTTCCATTTTCGTGAGTCTTGGCGTATTTGCAGTTTCTGTAGCCATCTTGAAATCCAGACTGGGAAACTTTTTGGTACCACAATTGTAA
- the ppk15 gene encoding serine/threonine protein kinase Ppk15 codes for MDSDSPILPLSNNPPAARTHDHSQRNNHARHVSSSGTTLFAPVKPATKKYNYRRVSPHGSYISPLEAMTVKLADTYSICNPKFQFSSEQNPRRPLTKPSEGVHNHGFDNVNHDYVLYVNDLLGTDEGRKYLILDTLGHGTFGQVARCQDLKTQQIVAIKVIKNKPAFYNQCVMEVSILELLNNKYDPEDKRHLIRLYDQFMHKNHLCLVFELLSINLYELIKQNQFRGLHLSLVRSFATQLLSCTSLLKQARIIHCDLKPENILLQDLSSPIVKVIDFGSACHERQTVYTYIQSRFYRSPEVILGLHYNCGIDMWSLGCILAELFLGLPLFPGNSEYNQLCRIVDMLGNPPTWMLEMGKNSKKYYNSGFVNGRKTYELKSIEQFSIENNKTEQPGKQYFGEKTLDAIVLNYPRRKTTPKLTPEEHEERLCFIDFIKQFLELNPLKRWTPDQAKNHPFITGASFSQYCIDKQKPLLTTQRTRNRSHTIGNQAVVPPSLQRASTYVSNEPEEFVHTRPLPQYYPPANENENVDEFF; via the exons ATGGATTCGGATTCGCCCATTCTTCCATTATCGAACAATCCTCCTGCTGCGAGGACTCATGATCACTCGCAGCGTAATAATCATGCTCGTCATGTCTCGTCTTCTGGAACAACTTTGTTTGCTCCTGTCAAACCGGCAACCAAGAAATACAATTACAGAAGGGTGTCTCCCCATGGAAGCTATATTAGC CCCTTAGAAGCAATGACTGTGAAACTAGCTGATACATATTCAATTTGTAATCCAAAATTCCAGTTTTCTTCCGAACAAAACCCTCGGAGACCACTCACCAAACCCAGTGAAGGAGTTCACAACCATGGTTTTGATAACGTCAATCATGATTATGTATTGTATGTTAACGATTTGCTAGGAACGGATGAAGGCCGTAAATATTTGATTCTCGACACCCTGGGGCATGGCACATTTGGTCAAGTTGCTAGATGCCAAGATCTTAAAACCCAACAAATTGTAGCTATTAAAGTTATCAAAAATAAGCCGGCATTTTATAACCAATGTGTGATGGAGGTTTCTATACTAGAGCTCCTTAACAATAAGTACGATCCAGAAGACAAGCGCCATTTAATTCGTTTATATGATCAATTTATGCATAAAAATCATTTGTGTCTCGTTTTTGAGTTACTCAGTATTAATCTTTATGAGCTTATCAAGCAAAATCAGTTCCGTGGTTTACATTTAAGTCTTGTTCGTTCTTTCGCAACGCAACTTCTATCGTGCACATCTCTCCTCAAACAAGCTCGAATCATACATTGTGATCTAAAGCCGGAAAATATCCTGTTGCAGGATTTATCATCACCGATTGTGAAAGTGATAGATTTTGGTAGTGCTTGTCACGAACGCCAAACAGTTTATACCTATATTCAATCGCGATTCTATCGCAGTCCGGAAGTAATTTTAGGACTACATTATAACTGTGGAATTGATATGTGGTCTTTGGGATGCATTTTAGCTGAACTATTCTTAGGTCTTCCCTTGTTCCCTGGAAATTCCGAATATAATCAATTATGTCGGATTGTTGACATGCTTGGTAATCCTCCCACTTGGATGTTAGAAATGGGTAAAAATTCGAAGAAATATTACAATTCTGGTTTTGTAAACGGTAGAAAAACTTATGAGCTTAAATCGATCGAACAGTTTTCTATCGAAAACAACAAAACAGAGCAACCTggaaaacaatattttggTGAAAAGACACTCGATGctattgttttaaattatccTCGCCGAAAAACCACACCTAAGCTTACTCCTGAAGAACATGAAGAGAGACTTTGTTTCATCGATTTCATAAAGCAGTTTTTAGAGTTAAATCCTTTGAAGAGATGGACTCCTGACCAGGCGAAAAATCATCCTTTTATCACAGGTGCCTCTTTCAGTCAATACTGCATTGACAAACAAAAACCACTGCTTACAACTCAAAGAACGAGGAACCGTTCTCATACTATTGGAAATCAAGCGGTGGTTCCTCCTTCCTTACAGCGTGCAAGCACTTATGTTTCCAACGAACCTGAAGAATTTGTACATACTCGACCGCTGCCTCAATATTATCCTCCCGCTAATGAGAACGAAAATGTAGATGAATTTTTCTAA
- the rrp36 gene encoding rRNA processing protein Rrp36 has translation MKSSSLENGTLANAGVYEDDLDSDEELVSEEEFENFNNEDSEDDEDSNNESKTAKSQLAEIPFDTLLNAQRDLLKEQQKTKDNDRKNMKHTEKVDQKIFGERKKHAPQELSSKKPVSRFREVISEPKKFTRDPRFDSLSGNLSKDKVKKNYGFLNEYRVSEIQQLRDELKICKDQERAESIRQTLKSLLSKMERHLEEERAERVMHEFRAQEKERVKEGKKPFYLKRNEQKKLIQMDKYKSMEGTKALDKYIEKKRRRRAQKEKKHLPRARPSANSQNK, from the exons ATGAAATCAAGTTCACTTGAAAATGGGACTCTTGCTAATGCGGGTGTTTACGAAGATGATCTAGATAGCGACGAAGAATTGGTCtcagaagaagaatttgaaaactttaATAATGAAGATTCAGAAGACGATGAAGACTCAAACAACGAATCAAAAACAGCTAAAAGTC AGTTAGCTGAGATTCCGTTTGATACATTGTTGAATGCTCAAAGGGACCTGCTTAAAGAACagcaaaaaacaaag gataatgacagaaaaaatatgaaacaTACTGAGAAAGttgac caaaaaatttttggcgAAAGAAAGAAACACGCCCCTCAAGAATTGTCAAGTAAAAAACCAGTTTCTCGTTTTCGCGAAGTAATATCtgaaccaaaaaaatttactcgTGATCCCAGATTTGACTCTTTATCGGGAAACTTAAGTAAAGATaaagtgaaaaaaaattacggctttttgaatgaatacCGAGTATCGGAAATCCAGCAATTAAGAGATGAATTGAAGATTTGCAAAGATCAAGAACGGGCGGAGAGTATTCGACAAACTTTAAAGTCTTTACTTTCTAAGATGGAGAGACATCTCGAGGAGGAAAGGGCCGAACGTGTCATGCATGAATTCCGTGctcaagaaaaagaaagggtTAAAGAAGGGAAGAAACcgttttatttgaaaaggaaCGAACAAAAGAAGTTAATACAGATGGATAAATATAAATCTATGGAAGGGACAAAGGCTTTGGATAAATACATtgagaaaaagagaagaagacGCGCTcagaaagagaaaaaacatCTTCCAAGAGCTAGACCGTCTGCGAACTCACAGAATAAGTGA
- the tlg2 gene encoding SNARE protein Tlg2, with product MAYRDRTGLYITFRQSYSHHGQRLELSGWDPKEERQSLVHKDNKDNTVIEMDMLAPRWVTVEGEIDSLLLNTRRNINLLDKQYAKHVLPSFSDKTEQENEIQRLTIQITQDFQRCQKLLQVTKAQTNSATGSEALMAKNFLSNLASRIQTESAQFRKKQSTYLKKLRGLNANISPVESKLDETVSDVAISQSTIQQVALMEEQGEDEQAIRHERAVAKIAEGIIELAQMFQDLQVLVIEQGALVDRIDFNIEQTQVHAKSAEKELIKAESHQKNTGRLRFICFLILLIVALIVILAIKLLR from the exons ATGGCCTATCGAGACCGTACGGGTTTGTACATTACTTTTCGACAATCCTACTCTCATCATGGGCAACGATTGGAATTGTCGGGTTGGGACCCTAAAGAAGAACGGCAGAGTTTAGTCCATAAAGATAATAAAGATAACACTGTAATAGAGATGGACATGCTTGCCCCTAGATGGGTAACAGTTGAAGGAGAAATAGACAGTCTGCTGTTAAATACACgaagaaatattaatttgCTTGATAAGCAATATGCTAAACATGTATTACCTAGCTTTTCCGACAAAACTGAGCAAGAGAATGAAATACAGAGATTAACCATTCAAATTACACAAGATTTCCAAAGGTGTCAGAAGCTTCTCCAAGTTACCAAAGCTCAAACAAACTCTGCAACAGGCTCAGAAGCTCTAATGgctaaaaatttcttatcAAATTTAGCTAGCAGAATCCAAACTGAAAGTGCACAGtttagaaaaaagcaatCTACTTATTTGAAGA aactTCGTGGTTTAAACGCCAACATATCTCCTGTAGAGTCAAAGCTCGACGAGACGGTATCCGACGTTGCAATTTCACAATCTACTATACAACAAGTTGCCTTAATGGAAGAACAAGGAGAAGACGAACAAGCTATACGACATGAAAGAGCTGTTGCCAAGATCGCTGAAGGCATTATTGAGCTAGCGCAGATGTTTCAAGACTTACAAGTGCTTGTTATTGAACAAGGAGCATTAGTAGATCGTATTGATTTCAATATTGAACAAACACAGGTTCATGCAAAATCTGCCGAAAAGGAGTTAATAAAAGCGGAGTCtcaccaaaaaaataccGGGCGGCTTCGGTTTATATGTTTTCTAATACTTCTGATCGTTGCTTTAATTGTCATTTTGGCAATTAAACTGCTTCGGTAA
- the taf3 gene encoding transcription factor TFIID complex subunit Taf3 has translation MEETQIDELYFSLMRIFCSQTLRAAGIDRTKVSLLNSFTDITIRYIRLLSETAMAKAEVGRRSCCDLGDLRLAMEEIGLLNGSEEDVKTLVEWFNGPQVAELRRVSGFVQDSETQVKPKDWLTSLIQKQIRVSGPERFYETVFSASNEEEDVKDS, from the coding sequence ATGGAAGAAACACAAATTGACGAGCTGTATTTCTCGCTAATGAGGATTTTCTGTTCTCAGACACTTCGCGCAGCTGGCATTGACCGAACGAAGGTTTCATTATTAAACTCTTTTACTGATATTACTATCCGGTATATTAGACTTCTTTCAGAAACCGCTATGGCAAAAGCTGAAGTTGGCAGGAGGAGCTGTTGCGATTTGGGCGATCTGCGTCTTGCAATGGAAGAAATTGGTTTGTTAAATGGCTCTGAAGAAGATGTTAAAACGTTAGTAGAATGGTTTAATGGTCCACAGGTTGCGGAACTTCGTCGGGTATCTGGATTTGTTCAAGACAGTGAAACGCAAGTCAAACCTAAAGACTGGCTTACAAGCTTAATTCAAAAACAGATTCGTGTCAGCGGCCCTGAAAGATTTTATGAGACTGTATTTTCTGCTTCTAACGAAGAAGAAGACGTCAAAGATAGTTAA
- the pga3 gene encoding GPI-phospholipase A2 activity regulator codes for MRVLRNFTIFFLFTALSLFRQISASAGDLHPVYVSCVNRCIENKCHGNPSDTSKLPLDLKLFRWDCGSNCGYECEITAENYFAAHNLPSQQYHGKWYFIRVFGIQELFSVFFSMLNFMIHYNGYHIMRRCIPDEHPAKRLCLSWAIVGMNAWVWSSVFHIRDTPITEKLDYFSAGAFVLFGSYCTLILMLRLDQLPGGKLLCWIIGVIFIAAFIAHVSYLSFYSFDYGYNMKANVAVGLVQNILWYYYSWSNRNSGLYWTRWPAYIVTSLMLATSLELFDFSPIANLIDAHALWHLSTVPITHYLYGFVVRKCSYDLTKGTFKIKAYDSSR; via the coding sequence ATGAGAGTTTTGAGGAACTTtacaatcttttttcttttcactGCATTAAGCCTTTTCCGGCAGATTTCAGCTAGTGCAGGAGACCTACATCCCGTATACGTTTCTTGTGTAAATAGGTGCATCGAAAATAAATGTCACGGAAACCCATCAGATACGTCAAAACTTCCGCTGGACTTGAAGCTCTTTCGATGGGATTGCGGTAGTAACTGCGGATATGAATGTGAAATAACTGCggaaaattattttgccGCTCATAATTTACCTTCGCAACAATACCATGGAAAATGGTACTTTATACGAGTTTTTGGTATTCAAGAGCTTTTCAGTGTCTTCTTTTCAATGCTCAACTTTATGATCCATTACAATGGTTACCATATAATGCGCAGGTGTATTCCAGATGAGCATCCAGCTAAGCGATTGTGCTTAAGCTGGGCTATTGTAGGAATGAATGCTTGGGTTTGGAGCAGTGTATTTCACATTCGTGATACGCCTATTACCGAAAAACTCGATTATTTCTCTGCCGGCgcttttgttctttttgGTTCTTATTGTACCTTAATATTGATGCTGAGACTGGATCAATTACCGGGGGGAAAACTTTTGTGTTGGATAATAGGCGTTATCTTCATAGCTGCCTTTATTGCCCATGTAAGttatctttctttttattcctTCGATTATGGTTATAATATGAAAGCAAACGTCGCAGTAGGTTTAGTCCAAAATATACTGTGGTATTACTACTCCTGGTCAAATCGAAATTCTGGACTTTACTGGACTAGATGGCCAGCGTACATTGTTACTAGTCTAATGTTGGCTACAAGCTTGGAACTCTTTGACTTCAGCCCTATTGCAAATCTTATAGATGCTCATGCTCTTTGGCACTTGTCCACTGTTCCAATTACCCATTACTTGTATGGGTTTGTAGTTAGGAAATGCTCATATGATCTAACCAAAGGAAcctttaaaattaaagccTATGATAGCAGTCGATGa
- the rrp3 gene encoding ATP-dependent RNA helicase Rrp3, protein MAPSEKKLTEDKKNSSLNKKIETSNSSSEKSSENNNGDSQNNEAPKTFKELGVIDELCEACEKLGFKTPTPIQQEAIPVVLNKRDVIGLAQTGSGKTAAFALPVIQELWNNPSPFFAVVLAPTRELAYQISEQFEAIGGSIGVRSVVIVGGMDMVTQAVALSKKPHVLVCTPGRLMDHLENTKGFSLKNLKYLIMDEADRLLDMDFGPIIDKILKIIPHERRTLLFSATMTSKVEKLQRASLHQPVRVAVSSKFSTVDTLIQRYLFFPFKHKDTYLVYLVNELAGNSIIIFARTVNDTQRLAILLRTLGFSAIPLHGQLSQSNRLGALNKFKSGARSTLVATDVAARGLDIPLVDVVINYDIPTDSKAYIHRVGRTARAGRAGKSIALVTQYDLEPFLRIEATIGKKMQEYEIDKEGVFLLSERVGEAQREAIIQMKEIHDRRKSKGKLHTKRKRDDLDREEQIY, encoded by the coding sequence ATGGCACCTTCTGAGAAAAAACTTACTgaggataaaaaaaattcctcattgaataaaaagattgaaACATCTAATTCAAGCTCTGAAAAATCTTCggaaaataataatggTGACTCACAAAACAACGAAGCCCCTAAAACTTTTAAGGAATTAGGAGTAATTGACGAATTATGCGAAGCTTGTGAAAAACTGGGATTTAAAACTCCAACTCCGATTCAACAAGAAGCCATTCCAGTTGTATTGAATAAACGAGATGTTATAGGTCTAGCTCAAACTGGTAGTGGTAAAACTGCAGCATTTGCGCTGCCTGTCATTCAAGAATTGTGGAACAATCCGAGCCCATTTTTTGCAGTCGTGCTTGCTCCAACTCGAGAACTTGCCTATCAAATATCTGAACAATTCGAGGCTATAGGAGGTAGTATCGGCGTTCGCAGTGTTGTAATTGTTGGTGGTATGGATATGGTAACTCAAGCAGTCgctttatcaaaaaagcCTCATGTCCTAGTTTGTACACCCGGACGTCTGATGGATCATTTGGAGAACACGAAAGGTTTTagtttaaagaatttgaaatatttaatcATGGATGAAGCCGATCGTCTTCTTGATATGGATTTTGGTCCaattattgataaaattcTTAAAATTATTCCTCATGAAAGACGTACTTTGTTATTTTCTGCTACTATGACTAGCAAGGTTGAAAAGCTTCAGCGTGCATCCCTTCACCAACCCGTGCGTGTTGCTGTATCTTCCAAGTTTAGTACCGTCGATACCCTAATACAACggtatttgttttttccatttaaaCACAAGGACACGTATCTCGTTTACTTGGTAAATGAACTTGCCGGCAATTCAATTATCATATTCGCTCGTACAGTAAACGATACTCAACGGTTGGCCATATTATTACGTACCTTAGGATTTTCTGCTATTCCTTTACATGGACAGTTGTCTCAAAGTAATCGTCTTGGggctttaaataaatttaagtCAGGTGCGAGATCTACTCTTGTTGCAACTGATGTCGCTGCCAGAGGTCTAGATATACCTCTTGTTGATGTAGTAATTAATTACGACATTCCTACCGACTCAAAGGCATATATTCATAGAGTTGGTCGTACCGCTCGAGCAGGTCGGGCAGGTAAATCTATTGCATTGGTTACTCAGTATGATTTAGAACCTTTTCTTCGAATTGAAGCTACAATTGGCAAAAAAATGCAGGAATATGAAATTGACAAGGAGGgtgtatttcttttatctGAACGTGTTGGAGAAGCTCAACGTGAAGCTATTATTCAAATGAAGGAGATTCACGATAGGAGAAAATCAAAGGGAAAATTGCACACGAAGCGCAAACGTGATGATCTTGATCGTGAAGAACAAATCTATTAA